The Syngnathus acus chromosome 3, fSynAcu1.2, whole genome shotgun sequence genome includes a window with the following:
- the LOC119120379 gene encoding protocadherin-20, which produces MVNRKLPGLGKRGGIWGFFILLLYTGPPSCFATFSQAKELIYRIKEGLPKGTFVGAIGVDLHLDFTVDPPYLFSVAQRRLSEQYVTLNNLTGEFFTSATEIDREALCPHNPNKHGCFFSLDVFVLPQQYFQLIKVKVIIEDINDNRPKFPVDEIVISIPENTAVNARYAVEQSAVDPDLGLHGVQTYWLVNDFGVFTLDVEENEGGELTPFVIVTDSLDRETRAEYVTDIIAEDGGTPPLLGAATLKILVLDVNDNCPQFIQSHLNVTLHGNSTKGTHLARPHAFDPDLGANAQISYAYSERVPRETRSLFHLDRTTGLIKLAGKIDTATATFYKLTVLANGPGCIPAVATVAVRLVKVQTGPPEVIPRYIAQEKDGVLTIKESEPVYSPIAFFTVKNLQVGQSVDCYLEGSGPFRIGPYQLAKDEYLLETTEPLDYETTRGYELMVVAENSQGLVIKTFLKVEILDENDNAPVFQQSFVEISVDENNAPNTYLTQLHATDQDSEARGEVTFLLGGDAPGIFVLDQVTGILSVTTSLDREEKETYRFIVRAVDRGIPRRESIATVVVTVQDRNDNSPRFINKDFTFFVPENFPGYGEIGVLSVTDSDIGENGWVALSILNGSDIFLIDTGRGTLRAKVSLDREQQGTYQLWIEAVDGGQPALSSVTMVTVLLLDVNDNPPIVLFPQSNQSYMLVLPNTLPGTSITEVYAVDNDTGMNAVIAYSIIKRKGAEPGSFSIDPETGNITLERELSNRGLYSLLVKVSDHGQPEPLYSTVMVNLFVNETVSNESYIQSLLSRENEIEIEDKPWQIGQFQEVPERKDTFPCKAVLVALSVTCAGLFFSLVTMTACICCKRFQKQKTKSEVELPLKMKTDSMQVKNGKLRHVSNI; this is translated from the exons ATGGTCAACAGAAAGCTCCCTGGACTTGGCAAAAGAGGGGGAATATGG GGATTTTTCATCCTTTTGCTTTACACCGGCCCTCCTTCTTGCTTTGCAACGTTCAGTCAAGCAAAAGAACTCATCTATAGAATAAAGGAGGGTTTACCCAAGGGGACCTTTGTTGGAGCCATCGGTGTGGACTTACATTTGGATTTTACAGTTGACCCCCCCTATTTATTCAGCGTGGCTCAAAGGAGGCTCAGTGAACAGTATGTGACACTTAATAATCTGACCGGAGAGTTTTTTACATCAGCGACAGAGATTGATAGGGAGGCACTTTGCCCTCATAACCCAAACAAACATGGATGTTTCTTCTCCCTGGATGTGTTTGTGCTTCCTCAGCAATATTTTCAGCTCATCAAAGTGAAAGTCATCATTGAGGACATCAACGACAACAGACCAAAGTTCCCCGTGGACGAGATCGTTATATCCATCCCGGAAAACACGGCGGTTAACGCTCGCTACGCAGTGGAGCAGTCCGCGGTTGACCCCGACTTGGGTCTTCACGGAGTGCAGACCTACTGGCTCGTGAATGACTTTGGTGTCTTCACGTTGGATGTGGAAGAAAACGAAGGAGGGGAGCTGACACCCTTTGTCATCGTGACCGATTCGCTGGACCGTGAGACGCGAGCCGAATACGTCACGGATATCATCGCGGAAGATGGTGGGACCCCTCCTCTACTTGGTGCGGCCACTTTAAAAATCCTCGTCTTAGACGTGAATGATAACTGTCCCCAATTTATCCAATCGCACCTCAATGTGACCCTGCACGGCAATTCCACCAAAGGAACGCATTTGGCTCGTCCGCATGCTTTTGACCCCGACCTCGGTGCAAATGCTCAGATCAGCTATGCTTATAGCGAGCGTGTGCCAAGAGAGACCAGAAGCTTGTTCCACTTGGACAGAACTACAGGGCTGATCAAACTTGCGGGAAAAATAGACACGGCTACAGCCACGTTTTACAAACTCACGGTTCTGGCCAACGGACCTGGTTGCATTCCTGCCGTTGCCACTGTTGCCGTTCGTTTGGTCAAAGTTCAAACGGGACCACCTGAAGTCATACCAAGATACATCGCACAGGAAAAAGACGGAGTGCTGACGATTAAGGAATCGGAGCCGGTTTATTCTCCGATTGCTTTTTTTACCGTCAAAAATCTACAAGTCGGTCAAAGTGTGGACTGCTATTTGGAGGGTTCGGGTCCTTTTAGGATCGGACCGTATCAGCTGGCCAAAGACGAATACCTGCTCGAAACCACGGAGCCGCTGGACTATGAGACGACGCGGGGGTATGAGCTCATGGTAGTTGCTGAAAATAGTCAAGGGCTGGTCATCAAGACTTTCCTCAAGGTCGAGATTTTGGACGAGAATGACAACGCGCCGGTCTTTCAGCAGTCTTTTGTGGAAATATCGGTCGATGAGAACAATGCACCCAACACTTATCTCACGCAACTCCATGCCACAGACCAGGACAGCGAAGCCCGTGGGGAGGTCACCTTTCTCCTGGGAGGTGACGCCCCTGGCATCTTTGTTTTAGATCAGGTGACGGGTATCCTGAGCGTGACCACATCACTGGACCGCGAAGAGAAGGAAACATACCGCTTTATCGTGAGAGCGGTGGACCGGGGAATCCCGAGGAGGGAGTCCATCGCCACCGTGGTGGTGACCGTGCAAGACCGCAATGACAACAGTCCGCGTTTCATCAATAaggatttcacttttttcgtGCCTGAGAACTTCCCCGGTTACGGTGAGATCGGGGTGCTGTCGGTGACGGATTCCGACATCGGGGAAAACGGCTGGGTAGCCCTTTCCATCCTCAACGGGAGTGACATCTTTTTGATAGACACCGGCCGAGGCACGCTAAGGGCCAAGGTCTCGCTTGACCGCGAGCAACAAGGTACATACCAGCTGTGGATCGAAGCCGTCGACGGCGGGCAGCCAGCGCTCTCCTCCGTAACCATGGTGACCGTACTGCTGTTGGACGTCAATGACAACCCACCCATTGTCCTCTTCCCTCAATCCAATCAATCCTACATGTTGGTTCTGCCCAACACTCTGCCAGGAACGTCCATCACGGAGGTGTACGCCGTGGATAACGATACGGGAATGAATGCTGTGATCGCGTATAGTATCATTAAAAGAAAGGGAGCTGAGCCCGGCTCGTTTTCCATCGACCCGGAAACGGGAAATATCACTTTAGAGAGGGAACTCAGCAATCGGGGCCTCTATAGCCTCCTGGTAAAAGTCAGCGATCACGGTCAGCCCGAGCCACTTTACTCCACCGTCATGGTTAACTTATTTGTGAATGAAACCGTCAGCAACGAAAGCTACATCCAGAGTTTGCTGAGCAGAGAAAATGAGATCGAAATAGAGGACAAACCTTGGCAGATCGGTCAATTCCAGGAGGTGCCTGAGAGGAAGGACACATTTCCGTGTAAAGCCGTCCTTGTTGCCCTTTCGGTGACATGCGCCGGGCTGTTCTTCTCCCTCGTTACAATGACGGCTTGCATATGCTGTAAAAGATTCCAGAAGCAAAAGACAAAATCGGAAGTTGAGTTGCCTCTTAAAATGAAGACGGACTCGATGCAGGTCAAGAATGGGAAGTTGAGGCATGTCTCGAACATTTGA